Sequence from the Candidatus Methylomirabilota bacterium genome:
CCGCGTGAGCTCGCGCCCGATCGCCCGCACGCCGTCGGCGGCGAGCGGCGGGTCGAGGGTCACCGCGCTCGCGGTGACCCAGCCCGCGTCGGTGACGATGACGGCGAGCGCGCGGTCGTCCTCGAGCGGCATCAGGTCCACGCGTGCGAGCGTCGTGTTCTGGAGCGGCGGGGCCAGGAGCAGGCCCGTGAGCTTCGTCGCGGCGGACAGGTGCGTCGAGGTCTGCTCCATGAAGCCGTCGAGGCCGGAGCGGCGCGTCGGCAGCGTCTCGCTCGGCGTCGCCGGTTTCGACGGCGGCGCCGGCGGAAACGAATCGACGTAGAGCCGGTACGCCTTGTCGGTCGGCACGCGCCCGGCGCTCGTGTGGGGATGGGCGAGGTAGCCCATCGCCTCGAGGTCGGCCATCACGTTGCGAATGGTCGCCGCCGAGAGCGCCGGGAACCAGCGGGTCGCGAGCGCGCGGGAGCCGACCGGCTCGGCCGAGTCGATGTACTCGCGGATGACCGCGATCAGGACGTCACGATGACGCGCATCCATCACCACGAATTATAGCAATTCGACGAAGAGTGCGTCCGAGAGCAGGAAGCCGCGCTCGGTCAGCCGCGCGCGGCCGCCGGCGAGCGCGAGCAGTCCCTCGCGCTCCCACGTGGCGAGCCGCCGGCGCAGCGCCGCGTCGCCGGCCGCGCGGGCGTCGAGCCACGCGGCCGGGACCCCGTCGGAGGTGCGGAGCCCGAGGATGAGGCGCTCGGCGCGCTGCTGGGCCGGCGTGAGCGTCTCGTGGGACTCGACCGGCAGCGCGCCCGCCTCGAGCGCGTCGCACCAGCGCGGCGTCGCCTTCGCGTTGGCGTAGCGCACGCCTCCGACGTGGCCGCACGCGCCCGGGCCGGCGGCCAGGTACTCGGCGGCGCGCCAGTAGACCTGGTTGTGGCGCGAGCGGAAGCCCGGGCGCGCGTAGTTCGAGATTTCGTAGTGCTCGAGGCCGCGCGCCCCCGCCGCGCGCGCGAGGTCCCAGTACTGCGCGACGACCGTCTCCTCGGGCGGCAGCCCGGCGACGCCGGTCGCTCCCCACACGCTCCCGCCGTCGAGGGTGAGGCCGTACGCGGAGAGGTGGTCGGGCGCCCAGTCGAGCACCGCCTCGACGGCCGCGCTCCAGCCGGCGACGTCGAGTCCCGGGAGGCCGTACATGAGGTCCACGCTCAGGTTGACGCAGCCGGCCTCGCGCGCCGCCTCGAACGCCGCGCGCGCGCCCCGGGAATCGTGGACCCGCCCGAGCCGCGGGAGCACCGCGTCGTCGAGCGACTGGACGCCGAGGCTCACGCGCGTCACGCCCGCGCCGCGGTAGGCGGCGACCTTCTCGCGCGAGACGCTCTCGGGGTTGCACTCGATCGTGACCTCGGCGTCGGGGGCGAGGTCGAAGCGGCGCCGGACGCGGTCGAGCACGGTGGCGAGGTCCTCCGGCTCGAGCAGCGACGGCGTCCCGCCGCCGAGGAAGACCGTCGCCAGGCGCACGCGCGGCGCCCACGGAAGCTCGGCGAGCAGATCGAGCTCGCGGGCGAGCGCCCGGAGGTAGCGGGCGAGCACGCCGGCGTCGAACGGCGCCGTGTTGAAGCTGCAGAAGTGGCAGCGCTGCGCGCAGAACGGGACGTGGACGTACAGGCCGAGGGTGTCCGACGCGGGCGGGTTGTCCGCCAGAATCGAACGGCACGGGTCGTCCGCGCTGACGGAGCCGGCCGGCACCTGAGTCAGGCCACCCACGGTCCGATCCGTCCTCGCGGCCCCCGCTACAACAGTCAAGGGATGTAGTGCGCCAGCCGCCACCAGCGGAGCCAGTGCCGGTCGCCGTCCCACGACCAGTAGATGAGGAAGGCCTTGCCCTTGATCTTCTCGCGCTTGACGAAGCCCCAGTAGCGGCTGTCCTGCGAGTTGTCGCGGTTGTCGCCCATGACGAAATACGAGTCGGGCGGCACCGTCGTGGAGTCGCAGCCGTAGGTGTAGCCGCAGTAGGTGTCCTGCGCGGAACGGGTCCAGGCGGGGTCCGCGAACTTCGTGTACGGCTCGGTCAAGGGCTGGCCGTTCACGAACACCGTCCGGCCCCGGATCTGGATCCGGTCGCCGGGCGTGCCGATGATGCGCTTGATGAAGTCCCGCCGCTCGTCCTGCGGGTACTTGAACACGATGATGTCGCCCCGGTGCGGGCGCCGGAGGCCCGGCACGTGCCACCCGACGACGGGCAGCTCGGCCCCGTAGAGGAATTTGTTGACCAGGATGTAGTCGCCGACGAGCAGCGTGTCCATCATCGAGCCCGAGGGAATCGTGAAGGCCTGAACGACCAGCGCGCGGATGACCAGCGCGAGGATGACGGCCACGCCGATCGCCTCGACGTACTCGCGGACGGCCGACTTCCGCCGGGGCTGCGTCTCCGTCGCGTCGGCGGGCAGGCGGCGCGGCTCGGTGGCGTCCGTGACGCTCAGCTTGTTGTCGTCCATGCTCAGCTCTTCAGGACCGACAGGAACGCTTCCTGCGGAACCTCGACCTTGCCGACCTGCTTCATGCGCCGCTTCCCTTCCTTCTGCCGCTCCAGCAGCTTCCGCTTCCGCGTGATGTCTCCGCCGTAGCACTTGGCCGTCACGTTCTTGCCCATGGCCTTCACCGTCTCGCGGGCGATCACGCGGCTGCCGATCGCCGCCTGGATCGCCACCTCGAAGAGCTGCCGCGGGATGACGCCGCGAAGCTTCTCCACGAGCGCCTTGCCCTTCTCGTAGGCCTTGTCCCGGTGGACGATGACCGAGAGGGCGTCCACCGGGTCGCCGTTGAGGAGGATGTCGAGCTTGACGAGATCGGACGGCCGGAAGTCGGCGAACTCGTAGTCGAACGATGCGTAGCCCTTCGAGATGGACTTCAGCTTGTCGTAGAAGTCCACCACGATCTCGGCGAGCGGGAAGTCGAAG
This genomic interval carries:
- the hrcA gene encoding heat-inducible transcriptional repressor HrcA, which gives rise to MDARHRDVLIAVIREYIDSAEPVGSRALATRWFPALSAATIRNVMADLEAMGYLAHPHTSAGRVPTDKAYRLYVDSFPPAPPSKPATPSETLPTRRSGLDGFMEQTSTHLSAATKLTGLLLAPPLQNTTLARVDLMPLEDDRALAVIVTDAGWVTASAVTLDPPLAADGVRAIGRELTRRFGGRTVQEIVEMEAAPSDPLDALHTRARAVTEQIVALLRGRTLYVSGAINMLDHPEFWDIETTRALLRTFEQKERLADLMTALAAGEALQVTIGEENPFAEMRECTLITSTYLYRDQVVGILGVVGPRRLPYPDVIAVVNETARHVTDALSRVRQDLYIPS
- the hemW gene encoding radical SAM family heme chaperone HemW, which produces MGGLTQVPAGSVSADDPCRSILADNPPASDTLGLYVHVPFCAQRCHFCSFNTAPFDAGVLARYLRALARELDLLAELPWAPRVRLATVFLGGGTPSLLEPEDLATVLDRVRRRFDLAPDAEVTIECNPESVSREKVAAYRGAGVTRVSLGVQSLDDAVLPRLGRVHDSRGARAAFEAAREAGCVNLSVDLMYGLPGLDVAGWSAAVEAVLDWAPDHLSAYGLTLDGGSVWGATGVAGLPPEETVVAQYWDLARAAGARGLEHYEISNYARPGFRSRHNQVYWRAAEYLAAGPGACGHVGGVRYANAKATPRWCDALEAGALPVESHETLTPAQQRAERLILGLRTSDGVPAAWLDARAAGDAALRRRLATWEREGLLALAGGRARLTERGFLLSDALFVELL
- the lepB gene encoding signal peptidase I, giving the protein MDDNKLSVTDATEPRRLPADATETQPRRKSAVREYVEAIGVAVILALVIRALVVQAFTIPSGSMMDTLLVGDYILVNKFLYGAELPVVGWHVPGLRRPHRGDIIVFKYPQDERRDFIKRIIGTPGDRIQIRGRTVFVNGQPLTEPYTKFADPAWTRSAQDTYCGYTYGCDSTTVPPDSYFVMGDNRDNSQDSRYWGFVKREKIKGKAFLIYWSWDGDRHWLRWWRLAHYIP